In the Penaeus chinensis breed Huanghai No. 1 chromosome 31, ASM1920278v2, whole genome shotgun sequence genome, one interval contains:
- the LOC125042101 gene encoding muscle M-line assembly protein unc-89-like, which translates to MADKSPGKSPTPSGGGGDDDRGRTEKRPRSLLNKVSFFEQVWWGRARSPSIERTGAGRREGGISPDVEVGTEVVVEDVADDGPGQEKRPRRTSVSPERHDQHRRSSEEEWEWVEDESNSSTLAEDIERRLEERRRMRSSSISPTREWVQLRRGGDEAKSPERREPTPEPWESTYSAKGSSMAEEIERRLEAHRQEVRQRLSSPVKEWPQLRQSPGPRSSRGTTPEPRTSRGATPEPRSSRGATPEREEAPEVESRRSPARQLVSREVVAKAERRSGVAKAVTSTTHTTTVWGAAGDAKPHTETHSSSDRLEEDDPDSAGQEGFQRVEEEERESVEHGDRVRYHRVVVRRTVERNVSTSPEPMEQEGAVSPRLLSPSPPLGEAGATPQHAHKTRSRTKSGPRSRLRSRTPSVERILEVEEAEDSPAVSLSSSTDPRILDAPEEEQRAASAASKSSVSPDQSTEKVPGEQPSSRSDQEAASSRKERPSPDDRLTMEAVSTVQWEEGGTRNEVRRYSTRVLIRDRDPNYTKYVMTSRTASRDSLFSTASSSEESPRWEGAPAWVARVTPQPVDEDAPEGDKGVFRQRSKQYQQHISSLKGKTPHSTIISEPTPQHHSIPDRQDA; encoded by the exons ATGGCTGACAAGAGTCCAGGGAAGTCGCCCACGCCCTCGGGTGGGGGCGGCGACGACGACCGCGGCAGAACTGAAAAGCGGCCGCGGTCTCTACTCAACAAGGTGTCGTTCTTCGAGCAGGTGTGGTGGGGTCGGGCCAGGTCGCCCTCGATCGAGAGGACGGGCGCCGGCCGCAGGGAGGGCGGCATCTCTCCCGACGTGGAGGTCGGGACGGAGGTGGTAGTGGAGGACGTGGCCGACGACGGCCCCGGTCAGGAGAAGCGGCCCCGGAGGACGAGCGTAAGCCCCGAGCGCCACGACCAGCACCGGCGGTCGTccgaggaggagtgggagtgggtggaggaCGAGAGCAACTCCTCTACGCTCGCCGAGGATATTGAGCGGCGCCTGGAGGAGCGGCGAAGGATGCGCTCAAGCAGCATCTCTCCCACGAGGGAGTGGGTGCAGTTGCGGCGGGGCGGCGACGAAGCGAAGAGCCCCGAGCGCCGCGAGCCCACGCCCGAGCCGTGGGAGTCCACCTACTCCGCCAAGGGCTCGTCCATGGCCGAGGAGATCGAGCGGCGCCTCGAGGCGCACCGCCAGGAGGTGCGACAGCGGCTGTCGTCGCCCGTAAAGGAGTGGCCGCAGCTGCGGCAGTCGCCCGGGCCGAGATCAAGCCGCGGCACTACGCCCGAGCCGAGGACAAGCCGTGGCGCCACGCCCGAGCCGAGGTCAAGCCGTGGCGCCACGCCCGAGCGCGAGGAAGCGCCGGAGGTCGAGTCAAGGAGGAGCCCGGCGCGGCAGCTGGTGAGCCGTGAGGTGGTGGCGAAGGCCGAGCGCCGCAGCGGCGTGGCCAAGGCCGTCACCTCGACAACGCACACGACGACGGTATGGGGCGCCGCCGGAGACGCCAAGCCGCACACGGAGACGCACTCCTCCAGTGACCGCCTGGAGGAGGACGACCCCGACAGCGCTGGCCAGGAGGGCTTCCAGCGcgtcgaggaggaggagcgggagagcgTGGAGCACGGGGACCGCGTCAGGTACCACCGCGTTGTGGTGCGTCGCACCGTCGAGCGCAACGTCAGCACGTCGCCGGAGCCGATGGAGCAGGAGGGCGCCGTGTCCCCGCGGCTCCTcagcccctccccgcccctcggcGAGGCTGGCGCGACGCCCCAGCACGCTCACAAGACTCGCAGCAGAACCAAATCGGGACCGCGATCCAGACTCCGATCCCGCACGCCCTCCGTCGAGCGCATCCtggaggtggaggaagcggaggactCCCCCGcagtgtctctctcctcctcgaccGATCCGCGAATCCTAGATGCCCCCGAAGAAGAGCAACGCGCCGCCAGCGCCGCCAGCAAGAGCAGCGTGTCCCCAGATCAATCTACCGAAAAGGTACCCGGTGAGCAGCCCTCCAGCAGGAGCGACCAGGAGGCGGCAAGCTCCAGGAAGGAGAGGCCAAGCCCCGACGATCGCCTGACGATGGAGGCGGTAAGCACCGTGCAGTGGGAGGAGGGTGGCACCCGGAACGAGGTCCGCCGCTACAGTACCCGGGTCCTGATCCGCGACCGCGACCCGAACTACACCAAGTACGTGATGACCTCCCGCACCGCCTCCCGCGACTCGCTCTTCTCCACCGCCAGCAGCAGCGAAGAGTCGCCGCGGTGGGAGGGCGCCCCCGCCTGGGTGGCCAGGGTCACCCCGCAGCCCGTCGACGAAGACGCTCCGGAAGGAGACAAGGGGGTCTTCCGGCAGAGGTCAAAGCAGTACCAGCAGCACATCTCCAGCCTCAAAG GCAAGACTCCACACTCAACAATCATCTCCGAGCCCACGCCGCAGCATCACAGCATCCCGGATCGCCAAGACgcttag